The following proteins come from a genomic window of Natrinema saccharevitans:
- a CDS encoding coenzyme F420-0:L-glutamate ligase has product MELNGVADLPEVRPGDDIAALVADRAALEPGDVLTVASTIVSKAEGRTADLEEYPVSGRAEEIADRIEAVAGEEKDPRFAQAVLEESSELLIDCPFLLAETRFGHIAPNAGIDRSNVPGHDILLLPRKPSESAERIRAGLAARGHEGVGVVVTDTCGRPFRHGQTGVAIGWAGLPASRDWRGERDRDGHELGVTVQSVIDELAAAANLVTGEGAGGTPAVVVRDWEFGDHEGSDELFRSVDDDLIRQALREWRVDE; this is encoded by the coding sequence ATGGAACTCAACGGCGTGGCGGACCTGCCCGAGGTCCGCCCCGGCGACGACATCGCCGCCCTCGTCGCGGACCGGGCCGCCCTCGAGCCCGGCGACGTACTCACGGTCGCGAGTACGATCGTCTCGAAGGCGGAGGGCCGAACGGCGGACTTAGAGGAGTATCCCGTCAGCGGGCGGGCCGAGGAGATCGCCGACCGGATCGAGGCGGTCGCGGGCGAGGAGAAGGACCCGCGGTTCGCGCAGGCGGTCTTGGAGGAGAGTTCGGAGCTGCTGATCGACTGTCCGTTCCTGCTGGCCGAGACGCGGTTCGGCCACATCGCGCCGAACGCGGGGATCGACCGCTCGAACGTGCCCGGTCACGACATCCTCCTGTTGCCGCGCAAACCCAGCGAGAGCGCCGAGCGGATCCGCGCGGGACTCGCGGCGCGGGGCCACGAGGGCGTCGGCGTCGTGGTGACCGACACCTGCGGGCGACCGTTCCGACACGGCCAGACCGGCGTCGCGATCGGCTGGGCCGGGCTGCCCGCCAGCCGGGACTGGCGCGGCGAACGGGACCGGGACGGCCACGAACTCGGCGTCACCGTCCAGTCGGTGATCGACGAACTCGCCGCCGCCGCGAACCTCGTGACCGGCGAGGGCGCGGGCGGGACCCCTGCAGTCGTCGTCCGCGACTGGGAGTTCGGCGACCACGAGGGCAGCGACGAACTGTTCCGGTCGGTCGACGACGACCTGATACGACAGGCGCTGCGGGAGTGGAGGGTCGACGAATGA
- a CDS encoding cupin domain-containing protein, with product MEKRSVDEIENVPHFMGINSRRKPLSRAIEEMGFAMVHFELEPGESFSGGHHTHHDQEELFYVIDGTATFEVKSGPGAEPETHEVGPGEVIHFERGGSYQTGGNEGDERVVAVALGVGEPRHGWADTKVLFDCENCGRETVHDIEAVRPEDERMPEPDETVISCQDCATVAEL from the coding sequence ATGGAAAAGCGAAGTGTCGACGAGATCGAAAACGTCCCTCATTTCATGGGTATCAACAGCCGCCGCAAACCGCTCTCGCGAGCCATCGAGGAGATGGGCTTCGCGATGGTCCACTTCGAACTCGAGCCCGGCGAGTCGTTCTCCGGCGGCCACCACACGCACCACGATCAGGAGGAGTTGTTCTACGTGATCGATGGGACGGCCACGTTCGAGGTGAAATCGGGGCCGGGTGCCGAGCCCGAAACCCACGAGGTCGGCCCCGGCGAAGTCATTCACTTCGAGCGCGGCGGTTCCTATCAGACCGGCGGTAACGAGGGCGACGAACGAGTCGTCGCCGTGGCGCTCGGCGTCGGGGAGCCCCGCCACGGATGGGCAGACACGAAGGTACTGTTCGACTGTGAGAACTGTGGGCGAGAAACGGTCCACGACATCGAAGCGGTCCGCCCGGAAGACGAGCGGATGCCCGAACCCGACGAAACGGTCATCTCCTGTCAGGACTGTGCAACCGTCGCGGAGCTATAG
- a CDS encoding hydantoinase B/oxoprolinase family protein codes for MTDASEGVDPVTLEVLRNQLESVAEEMGQTLIRGAYSPNIKERRDCSTALFDADGRMIAQAEHIPVHLGAMPAAVAAVRERDPQPGDVFVLNDPFTGGTHLPDVTTVSPIAPDPGGSEDGSGDGEIVGYAVSRAHHADVGGMTPGSMPAGAEEIYQEGLRLPPTRLVAGGEPREEVRSLVLANVRNPDERRADLRAQQAANERAERRLADLFADHGRETVLSGFDAVIGYSRERLADEIAALPDGVYEATDVLEGDGVTDDDIEIAVAVTIDGESIDVDFSGTADQVAGNLNAPLSVAKSAVYFVVRCLTDPEIPPNHGCYEPVRVSAPEGSLLNPTAPAAVVGGNVETSQRVTDVVFTALAEAAPDRVPAQGQGTMNNLTIGARDGSFAYYETIGGGFGARAERDGMDGVQVGMTNTLNTPVESLETEYPLRVERYALREGSGGRGRHRGGEGLERAVTVEKPATVSLLTERRRHAPKGVAGGGDGATGENLIDGEAVPAKTTVDVDAGTTVTVKTPGGGGHGDPGERNAKSVETDRAAGTHGESIDRNES; via the coding sequence ATGACGGACGCGAGCGAGGGCGTCGATCCGGTGACCCTCGAGGTGTTGCGCAACCAGCTCGAGAGCGTCGCCGAGGAGATGGGCCAGACCCTGATCCGGGGCGCGTACTCGCCGAACATCAAGGAGCGGCGGGACTGCTCGACGGCGCTGTTCGACGCCGACGGGCGGATGATCGCGCAGGCCGAACACATTCCAGTTCACCTCGGCGCGATGCCGGCCGCGGTCGCGGCCGTCCGCGAGCGCGACCCGCAGCCGGGCGACGTGTTCGTCCTCAACGACCCCTTCACCGGCGGGACGCACCTGCCGGACGTGACGACGGTCTCGCCGATCGCCCCGGACCCGGGCGGTTCCGAGGACGGGAGCGGTGACGGGGAGATCGTCGGCTACGCCGTCTCTCGAGCCCACCACGCCGACGTGGGCGGGATGACCCCCGGCAGCATGCCCGCCGGCGCGGAGGAGATCTACCAGGAGGGGCTTCGGCTCCCGCCGACCCGACTCGTCGCCGGCGGCGAGCCCCGGGAGGAGGTCCGCTCGCTCGTCCTCGCGAACGTCCGCAATCCCGACGAGCGCCGGGCGGACCTGCGCGCCCAGCAGGCCGCCAACGAACGCGCGGAGAGACGGCTCGCCGACCTCTTCGCCGACCACGGCCGCGAGACGGTCCTCTCCGGGTTCGACGCCGTGATCGGCTACTCCCGCGAGCGACTCGCAGACGAGATCGCGGCCCTGCCCGACGGGGTCTACGAGGCGACCGACGTCCTCGAGGGCGACGGCGTGACCGACGACGATATCGAGATCGCGGTCGCGGTGACGATCGACGGCGAGTCGATCGACGTCGACTTCTCGGGGACGGCCGACCAGGTCGCGGGCAATCTCAACGCGCCGCTTTCGGTCGCGAAAAGCGCCGTCTACTTCGTCGTCCGCTGTCTCACCGACCCCGAAATCCCGCCGAACCACGGCTGTTACGAGCCGGTTCGCGTCAGCGCGCCCGAGGGATCGCTGCTCAACCCGACCGCGCCGGCCGCCGTGGTCGGCGGCAACGTCGAGACCAGCCAGCGCGTCACCGACGTCGTCTTCACCGCGCTGGCCGAGGCCGCGCCCGACCGCGTCCCCGCGCAGGGACAGGGCACGATGAACAACCTCACCATCGGGGCGCGGGACGGCTCGTTCGCCTACTACGAGACGATCGGCGGCGGCTTCGGCGCGCGCGCCGAGCGCGACGGCATGGACGGCGTCCAGGTCGGCATGACCAACACGCTCAACACGCCCGTCGAATCCCTCGAGACGGAGTACCCGCTCCGGGTCGAGCGCTACGCGCTCCGCGAGGGCAGCGGCGGGCGCGGCCGCCATCGGGGCGGCGAGGGCCTCGAGCGCGCGGTGACCGTCGAGAAACCCGCGACGGTGTCGCTGTTGACCGAACGTCGCCGCCACGCGCCGAAGGGCGTCGCGGGCGGCGGGGACGGCGCGACGGGCGAGAACCTGATCGACGGCGAGGCGGTGCCCGCGAAGACGACGGTCGACGTCGACGCCGGGACGACCGTCACCGTCAAAACGCCTGGCGGCGGCGGACACGGCGATCCGGGCGAGCGGAACGCGAAATCGGTCGAGACCGACCGAGCCGCCGGAACGCACGGTGAGTCGATCGACCGAAACGAGTCGTAA
- a CDS encoding hydantoinase/oxoprolinase family protein, which translates to MGPPERTAADSGSNARIGVDVGGTFTDVALSIDDRLVTAKVPSTDPQHRGVLEGIEKACDDDGISPGEIDGFAHAMTVSVNALLERGGAKTALVTTEGFRDVLEIGRQDRPDLYDLEAAKPEPLVPRDRRFEIDERTTAEGLERAVDESDVRDLAATLRERDVEAVAVCLLHSYADPDNERVVAETLREELAVPVSASHEVLAEFREFERTSTTAVDAYVRPAIDRYVGRLVEEADAAGMPAPRIMQANGGIADPETVRDHAVTTTLSGPAAGVVGAAATVDDADVAGLVTFDMGGTSSDVSLVRDGRTERTTDAEIDGLPIRTPMVDVNTVGAGGGSIAWVDSGGALRVGPESSGAEPGPACYGRGGTEPTVTDANVVLGYIGPETALGGEMTLDVDAARAALEGLANQAGFDGALEAARGVYRVANATMARTIRAVTVERGHDPREFALVAFGGAGPMHAAALADSLSIDRVVVPRPGGVLSAYGLLAADESYDAARTVGEELADAAPADLEGVYDDLVADVLADASDPDAAAVDRAADCRYAGQSFELTVPVGDGFDPAAVAERFHAAHERAYGYKMDEEIEVVTLRATATVPGSEPTIRHRGAGDARVGTRTAHFPATGDRAREAAVYDRDRLAPGATVDGPAILEQAESTTVVPPNWDGEILADGTLVMTRGGESR; encoded by the coding sequence ATGGGACCTCCCGAACGAACAGCCGCCGATTCCGGATCGAACGCCCGAATCGGCGTCGACGTCGGCGGTACCTTCACCGACGTGGCGCTCTCGATCGACGATCGCCTCGTCACCGCCAAAGTGCCCTCGACCGATCCCCAGCACCGCGGCGTCCTCGAGGGGATCGAGAAGGCCTGCGACGACGACGGCATTTCGCCGGGCGAGATCGACGGCTTCGCCCACGCGATGACCGTCTCGGTCAACGCCCTGCTCGAGCGCGGCGGCGCGAAGACGGCGCTCGTGACCACCGAGGGGTTCCGGGACGTCCTCGAGATCGGCCGGCAGGATCGGCCCGATCTGTACGACCTCGAGGCCGCAAAGCCCGAGCCGCTGGTGCCCCGCGACCGGCGGTTCGAGATCGACGAGCGGACGACCGCCGAGGGCCTCGAGCGGGCAGTCGACGAGAGCGACGTTCGCGATCTGGCGGCGACGCTGCGCGAGCGCGACGTCGAGGCGGTCGCGGTCTGTCTCTTGCACTCCTACGCCGACCCGGACAACGAGCGCGTCGTCGCCGAGACGCTTCGCGAGGAACTCGCGGTGCCGGTCTCGGCATCCCACGAGGTCCTCGCGGAGTTCCGCGAGTTCGAGCGGACCTCGACGACCGCCGTCGACGCCTACGTCCGCCCGGCGATCGACCGCTACGTCGGGCGGCTGGTCGAGGAAGCCGACGCGGCCGGGATGCCGGCTCCGCGGATCATGCAGGCAAACGGCGGCATCGCCGACCCCGAGACGGTCCGGGACCACGCGGTGACGACGACGCTGTCGGGGCCCGCTGCGGGCGTCGTCGGTGCCGCGGCGACCGTCGACGACGCCGACGTCGCGGGGCTCGTGACCTTCGACATGGGCGGCACCTCGAGCGACGTGAGCCTCGTCCGGGACGGGCGGACCGAGCGGACGACCGACGCGGAGATCGACGGGCTGCCGATCCGGACGCCGATGGTCGACGTCAACACCGTCGGCGCGGGCGGGGGCTCGATCGCGTGGGTCGACTCCGGCGGCGCGCTCCGGGTCGGCCCCGAATCGTCGGGTGCGGAGCCGGGGCCGGCCTGCTACGGCCGCGGCGGAACGGAGCCGACCGTGACGGACGCCAACGTCGTCCTCGGCTACATCGGCCCCGAGACGGCGCTCGGCGGCGAGATGACGCTGGACGTCGACGCCGCCCGAGCGGCCCTCGAGGGGCTCGCCAACCAGGCCGGCTTCGACGGCGCGCTCGAGGCCGCCCGCGGGGTCTACCGGGTCGCGAACGCGACGATGGCGCGGACGATCCGCGCGGTGACGGTCGAGCGCGGCCACGACCCTCGCGAGTTCGCCCTCGTCGCGTTCGGCGGCGCGGGACCGATGCACGCCGCGGCGCTCGCCGACTCGCTGTCGATCGACCGGGTCGTCGTCCCGCGACCCGGCGGCGTCCTCTCGGCGTACGGCCTGCTCGCGGCCGACGAGAGTTACGACGCCGCTCGGACCGTCGGCGAAGAGCTCGCGGACGCGGCCCCGGCCGACCTCGAGGGGGTCTACGACGACCTCGTGGCCGACGTGCTGGCGGACGCGTCGGATCCGGACGCCGCCGCGGTCGATCGCGCGGCCGACTGCCGGTACGCGGGCCAGAGCTTCGAACTGACCGTCCCCGTCGGCGACGGGTTCGACCCCGCGGCGGTCGCCGAGCGGTTCCACGCGGCCCACGAGCGGGCCTACGGCTACAAGATGGACGAGGAAATCGAGGTCGTCACCCTCCGCGCGACGGCGACGGTGCCCGGTTCGGAGCCGACGATCCGTCATCGCGGCGCGGGCGACGCCCGGGTCGGGACCCGGACGGCGCACTTCCCCGCGACCGGCGACCGAGCGCGCGAGGCCGCCGTCTACGATCGGGACCGGCTCGCGCCGGGCGCGACCGTCGACGGGCCGGCGATCTTAGAGCAGGCCGAGAGCACGACGGTCGTTCCCCCGAACTGGGACGGCGAGATCCTCGCCGACGGCACGCTCGTCATGACGCGCGGAGGTGAGTCCCGATGA
- a CDS encoding metallophosphoesterase family protein: MTRIAIVSDTHVPTRESALPAWAVTEIEAADHTIHAGDFESFGAYERFVDLTGGELTAVRGNVDPATLDAPTTATLEVDGVRFVVTHGDGSSGDWRERVVETARENAGAAADATLVAVAGHTHAVVDETVAFDEGRTAGRVRVLNPGSATGAAPTTRETMFVATVTDGTLTVEHRTG; the protein is encoded by the coding sequence ATGACGCGTATCGCGATCGTTTCCGACACCCACGTGCCCACTCGAGAGTCGGCGCTTCCCGCGTGGGCCGTCACCGAGATCGAGGCGGCCGATCACACCATCCACGCGGGCGACTTCGAGTCGTTCGGGGCCTACGAGCGGTTCGTCGACCTCACGGGCGGCGAGTTGACCGCCGTTCGGGGCAACGTTGATCCGGCGACGCTCGACGCGCCGACGACGGCCACCCTCGAGGTCGACGGCGTGCGGTTCGTCGTCACCCACGGCGACGGATCGTCGGGCGACTGGCGGGAGCGAGTCGTCGAGACGGCCCGCGAGAACGCGGGCGCGGCGGCCGACGCGACGCTCGTCGCCGTCGCCGGTCACACCCACGCGGTGGTCGACGAGACCGTCGCGTTCGACGAGGGCCGCACAGCCGGTCGCGTCCGGGTGCTCAACCCGGGGAGCGCCACCGGCGCTGCGCCCACGACTCGCGAGACCATGTTCGTCGCCACCGTGACCGACGGCACCCTCACGGTCGAGCATCGAACCGGATAA
- a CDS encoding NUDIX domain-containing protein: MCPDTDTTSDDPAHVVTAFLRHRSDVCCLRRSDAVGTYRGQWGGVSGFAAGNPDEQVRTEIREETGLEPGETVSIVRSGRPVAFEDPDLEREWVVHPYLFDCDTREIELSEEHDAAEWAPPTAILEDDRETVPELWTAYERVAPTVRSIAADDEHGAAFLSVRALEVLRDRAGLLVAEREESSEGSEIPRANGEPVSEATSSPRNGERGTREPGPRPADERDELTELAGRLLEARPSMAVLRNRVNRAMAGAAGDDRDDWGAPAVLESALSTIERALAADTETATNAADRLDGSVATLSRSGTVLEALEAGEPSRVFVAESRPAREGIDVAERLAATTDCTVTVHTDAAVAAVLAREDVDRVVVGADTVLPDGSVVNKTGTRTLAVAAAREAIPVSVVAATAKVSTREAVSLESGDRSAVYDGDAAIDALNPTFDVTPADCVTEIVTERGALAPAEIEAVATELRDLETW, translated from the coding sequence ATGTGCCCGGACACCGACACCACGAGCGACGACCCGGCTCACGTCGTCACCGCGTTCCTCCGTCATCGGAGCGACGTTTGCTGCTTGCGCCGCAGCGACGCCGTCGGCACCTACCGTGGCCAGTGGGGCGGCGTCTCCGGGTTCGCGGCGGGGAACCCCGACGAACAGGTCCGCACGGAGATCCGCGAGGAGACCGGCCTCGAGCCCGGCGAGACGGTTTCGATCGTTCGATCCGGGCGGCCGGTCGCGTTCGAGGATCCGGACCTCGAGCGCGAGTGGGTCGTTCACCCTTATCTGTTCGACTGCGACACGAGGGAGATCGAACTGAGCGAGGAACACGACGCCGCCGAGTGGGCCCCGCCGACCGCGATCCTCGAGGACGACCGCGAGACGGTCCCCGAACTGTGGACCGCCTACGAGCGGGTCGCGCCGACGGTCCGGTCGATCGCGGCCGACGACGAACACGGGGCCGCGTTCCTGTCGGTGCGCGCGCTCGAGGTGCTGCGCGACCGCGCGGGCCTGCTCGTCGCGGAGCGGGAGGAGAGCAGCGAGGGATCGGAGATCCCTCGAGCGAACGGGGAACCCGTGAGCGAGGCGACATCGTCGCCTCGGAACGGCGAGCGGGGCACCCGCGAGCCCGGCCCACGGCCCGCGGACGAGCGGGACGAACTCACCGAACTCGCCGGTCGACTGCTCGAGGCCCGTCCGTCGATGGCCGTCCTCCGGAACCGGGTCAACCGGGCGATGGCCGGCGCTGCCGGGGACGACCGCGACGACTGGGGCGCGCCCGCCGTCCTCGAGTCGGCGCTGTCGACGATCGAGCGCGCGCTCGCGGCTGACACCGAGACCGCTACCAACGCCGCCGATCGCCTCGACGGGAGCGTGGCGACGCTCTCGCGCTCGGGGACCGTCCTCGAGGCGCTCGAGGCGGGCGAGCCGTCCCGGGTCTTCGTCGCGGAGTCCCGCCCCGCCCGCGAGGGGATCGACGTCGCCGAACGGCTGGCGGCGACGACCGACTGCACCGTGACGGTCCACACCGACGCGGCCGTCGCAGCCGTCCTCGCACGCGAGGACGTCGACCGCGTCGTGGTCGGGGCCGACACCGTCCTCCCCGACGGCTCGGTGGTGAACAAGACCGGAACCCGCACGCTCGCGGTCGCCGCCGCTCGCGAGGCGATTCCGGTGTCGGTCGTCGCCGCCACGGCCAAGGTCTCGACCCGCGAGGCCGTCTCCCTCGAGTCCGGCGACCGGTCGGCGGTGTACGACGGTGACGCCGCGATCGACGCGCTGAATCCGACCTTCGACGTGACGCCGGCCGACTGCGTGACGGAAATCGTTACCGAGCGCGGCGCGCTCGCGCCCGCCGAGATCGAGGCCGTCGCAACGGAGTTGCGCGACCTCGAGACGTGGTAG
- the ddh gene encoding D-2-hydroxyacid dehydrogenase: MEFELERLGIHESVDDVFPPAELADYLADLPVDVSVIDDDGIAASDAVVTLEHRAALLEVDWVHSIQAGVDRFPFDAFEANGVVLTNSTGIHDRSVGETVAGYLLMFARRLHDHVANQRARRWDRPEWDAAFTLPGATACVVGTGTLGTGVAETLGGLGVALRGVRRSGDPVPGFDEVYANDRLLEAIADVEFVIVTVPLTDETRHFFDAVAFDAMRDDAYFVNVARGSVVDESALIDALEADALAGAALDVFEEEPLPEDSPLWGMDEVIVSPHCAAYTRDYFRDTGDIVRENVDRLADGAAFHNRAV; this comes from the coding sequence ATGGAGTTCGAACTCGAGCGACTCGGGATCCACGAGTCCGTCGACGACGTATTTCCGCCGGCTGAACTGGCCGACTACCTCGCCGACCTGCCGGTCGATGTCTCGGTGATCGACGACGACGGGATCGCCGCCAGCGACGCGGTCGTCACCCTCGAGCACCGCGCGGCCCTCCTCGAGGTCGACTGGGTCCACTCGATACAGGCGGGGGTCGACCGGTTTCCCTTCGACGCCTTCGAGGCCAACGGCGTGGTCCTGACGAACAGTACGGGGATCCACGACCGGTCCGTCGGCGAGACGGTCGCGGGCTATCTCCTCATGTTCGCCCGTCGATTGCACGATCACGTCGCGAACCAGCGGGCGCGCCGCTGGGACCGACCCGAGTGGGACGCGGCGTTCACGCTGCCGGGGGCGACGGCCTGCGTCGTCGGTACGGGGACGCTGGGAACGGGCGTCGCAGAGACGCTGGGCGGACTCGGCGTGGCCCTGCGGGGGGTCCGACGCTCCGGCGACCCCGTCCCCGGCTTCGACGAGGTCTACGCGAACGACCGGCTGCTCGAGGCGATCGCGGACGTCGAGTTCGTGATCGTCACCGTTCCCCTGACCGACGAGACGCGCCACTTCTTCGACGCCGTGGCGTTCGACGCCATGCGCGACGACGCCTATTTCGTGAACGTGGCTCGCGGGTCGGTCGTGGACGAATCGGCGCTGATCGACGCGCTCGAGGCCGACGCCCTCGCGGGAGCTGCCCTGGACGTCTTCGAGGAGGAGCCCCTGCCCGAGGACTCACCGCTGTGGGGGATGGACGAGGTGATCGTTTCGCCCCACTGCGCCGCCTACACGCGAGATTACTTCCGGGACACCGGCGACATCGTCCGCGAGAACGTCGATCGGCTCGCGGACGGCGCGGCATTCCACAACCGCGCGGTCTGA
- the engB gene encoding GTP-binding protein EngB, producing the protein MIDFDTRPNRDAEVALVGRSNVGKSTLMRELTGHSFDTGGKPGVTRSPNHYDWAPEDFVITDLPGFGFMSGVDEDRREEIKTEIVRYLEAYADDILVAVLVVDGKSVVDIIDRHSGPDEIPYDVEMFHFLRDLDIPTVVAVNKMDKVDDEDERLDALCDRLGLYPPWKQWQDTIAPISAKKGQLEPLDEAVRSHLHEQQRDDLFKFF; encoded by the coding sequence ATGATCGACTTCGATACGCGACCGAATCGGGACGCCGAGGTGGCGCTCGTCGGTCGCTCGAACGTGGGCAAGTCCACGCTCATGCGCGAGCTGACCGGCCACAGCTTCGACACCGGCGGCAAGCCCGGCGTCACCCGCTCGCCCAACCACTACGACTGGGCCCCCGAGGACTTCGTCATCACCGACCTCCCCGGCTTCGGCTTCATGAGCGGCGTCGACGAGGACCGCCGCGAGGAGATCAAGACCGAGATCGTCCGCTACTTAGAAGCGTACGCCGACGACATCCTCGTCGCAGTCCTGGTCGTCGACGGCAAGAGCGTCGTCGACATCATCGACCGCCACTCCGGCCCCGACGAGATTCCCTACGACGTCGAGATGTTTCACTTCCTGCGCGACCTCGATATCCCCACCGTCGTCGCCGTCAACAAGATGGACAAGGTCGACGACGAGGACGAGCGCCTCGACGCGCTCTGTGACCGCCTCGGCCTCTACCCGCCGTGGAAACAGTGGCAGGACACCATCGCCCCCATCAGCGCGAAGAAGGGGCAACTCGAGCCGCTCGACGAGGCCGTCCGGAGCCATCTCCACGAGCAACAGCGGGACGATCTGTTCAAGTTCTTCTAA
- a CDS encoding DUF485 domain-containing protein, translating to MKRRTVLPLGIVMLGLGSAYLAAFGPHVLTDPLAGVLLTGFALSAVLMIVGGLVVSVPVGDRTIPWNVFVGIGDVLLAAVVTLSAIRSAIVVGDTASWVFAAAMLAGGSSIAWFGVQTVRDSRHVDLEATPSSRRLVAIALLVAVSVGSGAFVATGV from the coding sequence ATGAAGCGACGGACGGTCCTCCCGCTGGGCATCGTCATGCTCGGGCTGGGCAGTGCGTATCTCGCTGCGTTCGGTCCGCACGTCCTCACCGACCCGCTCGCCGGGGTCCTCCTGACCGGTTTTGCCCTCTCGGCGGTCCTCATGATCGTCGGTGGGCTCGTCGTCTCGGTTCCGGTCGGCGACCGAACGATTCCGTGGAACGTCTTCGTCGGCATCGGCGACGTCCTCCTCGCGGCCGTCGTCACGCTCTCGGCGATCCGATCCGCAATCGTCGTCGGCGACACGGCGTCGTGGGTCTTCGCCGCGGCGATGCTCGCCGGGGGATCGTCGATCGCCTGGTTCGGCGTCCAGACTGTCCGCGACAGCCGCCACGTCGACCTCGAGGCGACCCCCTCGAGCCGCCGTCTCGTCGCGATCGCTCTCCTCGTCGCCGTCTCGGTCGGGAGCGGGGCGTTCGTGGCGACGGGCGTGTAG
- a CDS encoding TIGR00341 family protein, which translates to MRLVQLTIPTGKRETILSILDEREIDYVMTDETGSRSYTGVTYFPLPDPAVEPVLDEIQDAGIDDDAYTVVVDAETVVSRRFQALRDEYENGDVGSDRISRQELQAEADGLTPSFPVYVVMTVISAVVATAGLLLDSPAVVVGSMVIAPLIGPALGASVGTVIDDEDMFVESVTYQFIGVVVAIVAAAVFALVVRSLNIVPPDLVLSSVGEISERLAPDLLSLAIALGAGVAGVVSIATGTAVALVGVMIAAALIPPAGVAGIAIAWGQPTSAIGATVLVLVNLLSVNLAGLVTLWYAGYRPENLFSLGETEQRLRKRIAGLVVIVLVFAVFLGGITYASYESGNFEQDARDEIEGVLSQSQYEDYQLLEFEVVMDDDYPFRNPERVIVTIGGPPGASAPALADTLYERINDHADGSVAVEVRYVQVSERGTG; encoded by the coding sequence GTGCGGCTCGTACAGTTGACGATCCCGACGGGTAAGCGGGAGACGATCCTCTCGATCCTCGACGAGCGGGAGATCGACTACGTGATGACCGACGAGACCGGCAGTCGGTCGTACACGGGGGTTACGTACTTCCCGCTGCCGGACCCGGCCGTCGAGCCGGTGCTGGACGAGATCCAGGACGCGGGGATCGACGACGACGCCTACACGGTCGTCGTCGACGCGGAGACGGTCGTTTCACGGCGGTTTCAGGCACTGCGTGACGAGTACGAGAACGGCGACGTCGGCTCGGACCGCATCTCCCGACAGGAACTGCAGGCCGAAGCCGACGGTCTGACGCCGAGTTTTCCCGTCTACGTGGTGATGACGGTCATCAGCGCGGTCGTCGCGACCGCCGGGCTCTTGCTCGACTCGCCGGCGGTCGTCGTCGGCTCGATGGTGATCGCGCCCCTGATCGGGCCGGCACTCGGCGCGAGCGTCGGCACGGTGATCGACGACGAGGACATGTTCGTCGAGAGCGTCACCTACCAGTTCATCGGCGTCGTCGTCGCGATCGTGGCCGCGGCGGTCTTCGCGCTGGTCGTGCGGTCGCTGAACATCGTCCCGCCGGATCTCGTCCTCTCGAGCGTCGGTGAGATCTCCGAGCGGCTCGCGCCGGACCTGCTATCGCTGGCGATCGCGCTCGGAGCCGGCGTCGCGGGGGTCGTCAGCATCGCGACGGGAACCGCGGTCGCGCTGGTCGGCGTGATGATCGCGGCGGCGTTGATCCCGCCGGCCGGCGTCGCGGGCATCGCCATCGCGTGGGGCCAGCCGACATCGGCGATCGGTGCGACGGTACTCGTGTTGGTCAATCTGCTGTCGGTCAATCTCGCCGGGCTGGTGACGCTGTGGTACGCCGGCTACCGTCCGGAGAACCTGTTCTCGCTCGGTGAGACCGAACAGCGGCTTCGCAAGCGGATCGCCGGGCTCGTCGTCATCGTCCTCGTCTTCGCCGTCTTTCTCGGCGGCATCACCTACGCCTCCTACGAGTCGGGGAACTTCGAACAGGACGCCCGCGACGAGATCGAGGGGGTCCTCTCGCAGTCCCAGTACGAGGACTATCAACTCCTCGAGTTCGAGGTCGTGATGGACGACGACTACCCGTTCCGCAATCCCGAGCGGGTAATCGTCACGATCGGCGGGCCGCCGGGCGCGTCCGCGCCCGCACTGGCCGACACCCTCTACGAGCGGATCAACGACCACGCCGACGGCTCGGTCGCCGTCGAAGTCAGGTACGTCCAAGTCTCCGAACGGGGCACCGGCTGA